In Clostridium sp., one DNA window encodes the following:
- a CDS encoding SDR family oxidoreductase: protein MADSWLKLEGKTVIVTGGASGIGKAVVQEFLNNGSNVVVGDMSSREPEFNSNDNSGKVLYVKTDVTSSKSVKEMISKTVDTFGKIDVLVNNAGINIPRLLVDPEDSKGKYELNEDIFEKVVNVNEKGVFLCAQAAAREMVREGSGVIINMSSESGLEGSEGQSIYAATKNAVNSFTRSWAKELGKNGVRIVGVAPGILEATGLRTVEYETALSYTRGITVDDLRAGYVKTSTIPLGRSGKLTEVADLVCYLASDRASYIHGVTYNIAGGKTRG from the coding sequence ATGGCGGATTCATGGTTGAAATTGGAGGGAAAGACGGTAATTGTTACAGGAGGGGCATCCGGGATAGGAAAAGCTGTAGTTCAGGAATTTTTAAATAACGGGAGCAATGTAGTTGTGGGAGATATGAGTTCGAGGGAGCCTGAATTCAACTCAAATGATAATTCGGGAAAAGTATTATATGTAAAGACAGATGTAACGAGTTCAAAGAGCGTTAAGGAAATGATCTCAAAAACGGTAGATACCTTTGGAAAAATAGATGTTCTGGTCAATAATGCAGGAATAAATATTCCAAGACTTCTGGTTGATCCAGAAGATTCAAAGGGTAAGTATGAACTGAATGAGGATATTTTTGAAAAAGTAGTAAATGTAAATGAAAAGGGGGTATTTTTATGCGCACAGGCGGCTGCGAGAGAAATGGTAAGAGAGGGTTCAGGGGTAATAATAAATATGTCATCTGAAAGTGGACTTGAGGGTTCAGAGGGACAGAGTATTTATGCAGCGACCAAAAATGCGGTGAATTCATTTACAAGATCCTGGGCGAAAGAACTTGGTAAAAATGGGGTGAGAATTGTAGGGGTTGCACCTGGTATTCTGGAAGCGACGGGGCTTAGAACTGTGGAATATGAAACAGCACTGTCCTATACACGTGGAATTACAGTGGATGATTTAAGAGCAGGATATGTCAAAACTTCCACAATACCACTTGGAAGGTCCGGTAAACTTACAGAGGTTGCAGATTTAGTCTGCTACCTGGCTTCTGATAGGGCAAGTTATATACATGGAGTTACCTATAATATAGCTGGTGGAAAAACGAGGGGATAA
- a CDS encoding PTS glucitol/sorbitol transporter subunit IIA, which yields MKIIYNTKITTIGNKAGDFLQSYMFIIFKENVPRELADYCYIHNENNLVEDINPGDILYIDDVEYKITSIGDLVNQNLKQLGHITFKFTGDKEAAIPGTLFLERKKIVPLREGTVIKIIRN from the coding sequence ATGAAAATAATATATAATACAAAGATAACCACTATAGGAAATAAAGCAGGCGATTTTTTACAAAGTTATATGTTTATAATCTTTAAAGAGAATGTACCAAGGGAGTTGGCTGACTACTGTTATATTCATAATGAAAATAATCTGGTAGAAGACATAAATCCTGGAGACATATTATATATAGATGATGTTGAATATAAAATAACTTCGATTGGAGATCTGGTAAATCAGAATTTGAAACAGCTTGGACATATAACATTTAAATTTACTGGTGATAAAGAAGCAGCTATTCCCGGGACTTTATTTCTTGAGAGAAAAAAAATAGTGCCTCTGCGAGAAGGCACTGTAATAAAAATAATTAGAAATTAA
- the srlA gene encoding PTS glucitol/sorbitol transporter subunit IIC, protein MGVLNVISNFADRFMALFRAGGDQFVSFVMGIVPLLVALLVVMNSIINLIGTERVERFARKSSSNIFLRYLVLPFIGTFVFTNPMTLSLGKFLPEKYKPSYYAASSFSCHTMNGLFPHVDPSELFVFLGIANGITKLGLSTGDLAVRYFLVGLITNFFRGWITDFTTSIVERQQGIKLKTELDIEHIAEA, encoded by the coding sequence TTGGGTGTTTTAAATGTTATTTCAAATTTTGCAGACAGATTCATGGCTCTGTTTAGAGCAGGAGGGGATCAATTTGTAAGTTTCGTAATGGGTATAGTACCGCTGCTTGTAGCTCTTCTTGTAGTTATGAACAGTATTATAAATCTTATTGGAACTGAGAGGGTGGAAAGGTTCGCAAGAAAATCTTCCTCCAATATATTTTTAAGATATCTTGTACTGCCATTTATAGGTACTTTTGTTTTTACAAATCCAATGACGCTTTCATTAGGGAAATTTTTACCGGAAAAGTACAAACCAAGTTATTATGCAGCATCAAGTTTTTCATGTCATACGATGAATGGATTGTTTCCCCATGTTGATCCGTCAGAACTCTTTGTATTTTTAGGAATCGCAAATGGAATTACAAAATTGGGGTTGTCCACAGGAGATCTTGCAGTAAGATATTTTTTAGTAGGTTTGATTACCAACTTTTTCAGAGGATGGATTACTGACTTTACAACGTCAATAGTTGAAAGACAACAGGGCATCAAGCTTAAAACAGAACTTGATATAGAGCATATTGCAGAAGCATAA
- a CDS encoding transcriptional regulator GutM — translation MNSIILFIILGITVWILNFAFGMLQIKDFNKNYVELRRRGKVAIGRKRGYMQAGTVVMFLIDDEGRIIDSRKMQGVSVFARFRKLMGLEGISLGDIHKDNLVKYNKYMRMAILDAVKNYNTFKGGETN, via the coding sequence ATGAATTCAATAATATTATTTATTATTTTAGGTATTACAGTATGGATTTTGAATTTTGCATTCGGTATGCTGCAGATTAAGGATTTCAATAAAAACTATGTGGAACTGAGAAGGCGTGGAAAAGTTGCAATAGGAAGAAAAAGAGGTTATATGCAGGCTGGAACTGTTGTCATGTTTTTGATTGATGATGAAGGCAGAATAATTGATTCCAGAAAAATGCAGGGTGTATCGGTATTTGCCAGGTTTAGAAAATTAATGGGACTTGAAGGTATAAGTTTAGGAGATATTCATAAGGATAATTTGGTCAAGTACAATAAGTATATGAGAATGGCGATTTTGGATGCCGTAAAAAATTATAATACTTTTAAAGGAGGTGAGACAAATTAG
- a CDS encoding DMT family transporter — protein MKSEITKSNIFLFVTAIIWGFAFVAQRVGMEYVEPFTFNGIRFALGSISLIPIIIFFKIKNNNTAGSELKVALAGIISGVFLFLASSFQQVGLQGTTAGKAAFITGLYIVIVPILSIFLRKSIDINSWIGALLAVGGLYLLCVKSGMSISYSDFLELVSAVLFAVQILLIDYFADKVDSIKLAFYQFLTCTVLSFIVAIFMESIELRSIIQCSVPILYGGIMSVGVAYTFQILGQKNADPAYASIIMSMETVFAALGGFLILGEYMGVRQLIGCSLMFAGVVLSQRKIFKNKNIALNS, from the coding sequence TTGAAGTCAGAGATAACTAAATCAAATATTTTTCTTTTTGTTACCGCAATTATATGGGGATTTGCATTTGTGGCCCAGCGGGTAGGTATGGAATATGTGGAACCATTTACTTTTAATGGAATCAGATTTGCACTCGGAAGTATATCGCTAATTCCAATTATAATATTCTTCAAAATCAAAAATAATAATACGGCTGGCAGTGAATTGAAGGTTGCCCTGGCAGGCATAATATCAGGGGTTTTTTTGTTTCTGGCATCTTCTTTTCAACAGGTAGGTCTTCAGGGTACTACGGCCGGGAAGGCGGCTTTTATAACCGGGTTGTATATAGTAATTGTTCCTATACTAAGTATATTTCTGAGAAAAAGTATTGACATAAATTCATGGATTGGTGCACTTCTGGCGGTTGGCGGTCTGTATCTTCTCTGTGTCAAGTCCGGAATGAGTATTTCCTACAGTGATTTTTTAGAACTGGTTTCAGCAGTTCTGTTTGCAGTTCAAATACTGCTCATAGATTATTTTGCAGATAAAGTTGATTCTATAAAGCTGGCCTTCTATCAATTTTTGACATGTACTGTTTTAAGTTTTATAGTAGCAATATTTATGGAAAGTATAGAACTTCGTAGTATAATTCAGTGTTCCGTTCCAATACTATATGGTGGAATAATGTCTGTAGGAGTGGCATATACCTTCCAGATACTTGGACAGAAGAATGCAGATCCAGCTTATGCATCTATTATAATGAGCATGGAAACAGTATTTGCAGCCTTGGGAGGTTTTTTGATATTGGGAGAGTATATGGGAGTACGGCAGTTGATTGGATGCTCTCTAATGTTTGCAGGAGTGGTTCTGTCCCAGAGAAAAATTTTTAAAAATAAAAATATAGCTTTAAATTCATGA
- a CDS encoding methyl-accepting chemotaxis protein, producing MKNMFRLDSVKKKMILGFLSVIFINLVIFLTLEISNTYGKLQESALDKSSAYAEHIEKIISPIGIENSKKIQQEISSLLKKQYNSVEYIGVLDDNLKYVSNTDKGKIGTYFKNSNVDTLIEKNRSNSFVLKTNGKNGYFSVVPLYSTSSGTSTDAVSSATEKDSSSEKVDNVSSASTKVTVPGLIVVKMDNDVLLRDFRKQIIKLILISSIILILSIIIAFFISLSITKPLKQIQFHLKLMSKGDLTNKVKINSKDEMLDLAENINTTNSTLKNIISKIRSSAKDVDDYSNKLNISIREVNLVSDEITNSLQDVNETSIVQNNNLSQAYEKLNNFSEDLDTIGDKILSIEKNTVEIKGNIDTGKEAVNGVSTSLNEVSDSFKDLEDTIKALSDKVTNIHSISNTISEVAKQINLLSLNASIEASRANESGGGFKVVASEVKKLSIETIESSGIINNLIQDIYSNTKLVTSTTLTSIDKFNQQNKSISNTLAMFERIVDQINSIVPQIKEISQITKSFVSMKDGIIENVKYTTFAQNELSSAIEDVSKSMEEQSATISDLSDLSQNLHKVSNDVTALIKIFKI from the coding sequence ATGAAAAACATGTTTAGACTTGACTCTGTAAAGAAGAAAATGATACTTGGCTTTTTATCTGTAATTTTTATAAACCTAGTCATATTTTTGACACTTGAGATATCAAATACTTATGGCAAACTACAAGAATCAGCACTTGACAAAAGTTCTGCCTATGCCGAGCATATAGAAAAGATCATATCCCCCATCGGTATAGAAAATAGTAAAAAAATTCAACAGGAGATTTCATCCTTATTAAAAAAGCAGTACAACTCCGTGGAATACATTGGTGTACTTGATGATAATCTAAAATACGTATCAAACACGGACAAGGGGAAAATAGGTACATATTTTAAAAACAGCAATGTGGACACCCTGATAGAAAAAAATAGGTCAAACAGCTTTGTATTGAAAACAAATGGTAAAAACGGATATTTTTCTGTAGTACCGCTTTACAGTACAAGTTCCGGCACTTCTACAGATGCCGTAAGCTCGGCCACTGAAAAAGACAGCAGCAGCGAGAAAGTTGACAATGTGTCTTCTGCCAGCACAAAAGTAACTGTTCCGGGATTGATTGTTGTAAAAATGGACAACGATGTGCTGCTTCGGGACTTCAGAAAACAGATTATAAAATTAATCCTTATATCCTCTATAATTCTTATACTATCTATAATTATTGCATTTTTTATATCCTTGAGTATAACAAAACCTTTAAAACAAATACAGTTTCACTTAAAACTTATGTCAAAAGGTGATCTTACAAACAAGGTGAAAATAAATTCAAAAGATGAAATGCTTGATCTGGCGGAAAACATAAATACTACAAACTCAACTTTGAAAAACATCATATCCAAAATTAGATCCTCGGCAAAAGATGTAGATGATTACTCCAATAAATTAAATATTTCAATCAGGGAGGTAAATCTCGTCAGTGATGAAATTACAAACTCCCTGCAGGATGTAAATGAAACCAGTATAGTACAGAATAATAATTTAAGCCAGGCATACGAGAAATTGAATAACTTCTCAGAAGATCTGGATACAATAGGAGATAAAATATTATCTATAGAAAAAAATACAGTTGAAATAAAGGGAAATATCGATACGGGCAAAGAAGCAGTAAACGGAGTTAGCACTTCCTTGAATGAAGTGAGTGATTCCTTTAAAGATTTAGAAGATACCATAAAAGCCCTGTCGGATAAAGTCACAAACATACATTCTATAAGTAATACCATATCAGAAGTGGCAAAGCAGATCAACCTTCTATCATTAAATGCTTCAATTGAAGCTTCAAGGGCAAATGAGTCCGGAGGCGGTTTCAAAGTCGTGGCATCGGAAGTTAAAAAGCTTTCCATTGAAACAATAGAATCCTCAGGTATAATAAATAATTTGATCCAGGATATCTACAGTAATACAAAACTTGTTACAAGCACTACTCTGACCTCTATAGACAAATTCAATCAACAGAATAAATCAATTTCCAATACACTTGCAATGTTTGAAAGGATAGTTGACCAGATAAATTCAATAGTACCACAAATTAAGGAAATTTCGCAGATAACAAAAAGCTTTGTTTCAATGAAAGACGGCATAATTGAAAACGTCAAATATACAACATTTGCCCAAAATGAATTGTCATCTGCCATTGAAGATGTTTCAAAATCCATGGAAGAACAGTCTGCAACAATATCTGATCTGTCGGATTTATCCCAAAATCTTCATAAAGTTTCCAATGACGTGACTGCCCTTATAAAGATTTTCAAAATATAG
- a CDS encoding asparagine synthetase A: MDTILKDKKREEELKTLDRVVEKISRKELPHILRVQQAILKAVDDYMYEKGVTRVMPIMIAPITDTLNHDVEENELIYEGQKFDLTKSMIFHKQIMLSSPHLDRIYIVSPNVRLEKEESGDTRHLFEFTQIDLEFKNATMDTIFEFEEGLIKYVFDFIKKDCADEFKALGIGTSHLDISAPFNRYTTQELEEKYGDDFELKASEKADQPFWLINHKREFYDAEDLEHRGTYRNYDLIWPMGYIEGLSGGEREYKYDRILERMRELKIDENVFRNYIELAKQGKLPKSAGAGFGVERMTRFVCQRKAIDDVTVFTRKPGERYLF, from the coding sequence ATGGATACTATACTGAAGGATAAGAAAAGGGAAGAAGAATTGAAGACTCTGGACAGGGTAGTTGAGAAAATTTCAAGGAAGGAACTGCCTCACATACTTCGTGTCCAACAGGCAATATTAAAAGCGGTAGATGATTATATGTATGAAAAAGGTGTAACTAGAGTAATGCCGATTATGATAGCACCTATTACAGATACATTGAATCACGATGTAGAAGAAAACGAATTGATATATGAAGGTCAGAAGTTTGATCTGACAAAATCCATGATATTTCACAAGCAGATAATGTTGTCAAGTCCACATCTTGACAGGATATATATAGTATCACCCAACGTAAGGCTTGAAAAGGAGGAAAGTGGAGATACAAGGCATTTGTTTGAATTCACGCAGATTGATCTTGAGTTTAAAAATGCCACTATGGATACTATATTCGAGTTTGAAGAGGGACTGATCAAATATGTATTTGATTTTATAAAGAAGGACTGTGCAGATGAATTCAAGGCTCTGGGAATAGGAACTTCACATCTGGATATAAGCGCTCCGTTCAATAGATATACTACACAGGAACTTGAAGAAAAATATGGTGATGATTTTGAACTCAAGGCTTCAGAGAAGGCTGACCAGCCTTTCTGGCTTATAAACCACAAAAGGGAGTTTTATGATGCAGAAGATCTGGAGCATAGAGGAACATACAGAAACTATGATTTGATATGGCCTATGGGCTATATAGAAGGCTTGAGCGGCGGAGAAAGGGAATACAAATATGACAGAATTCTTGAGAGAATGCGGGAATTGAAAATAGATGAAAATGTCTTTAGAAACTATATTGAACTTGCAAAACAGGGAAAACTCCCAAAGTCTGCAGGAGCTGGTTTCGGAGTGGAGAGAATGACAAGGTTCGTATGTCAGAGGAAAGCAATTGATGATGTCACAGTATTTACAAGGAAACCGGGAGAGCGTTATCTATTTTAG
- a CDS encoding BglG family transcription antiterminator, with the protein MSLTPIDSRLFKLVSKINSKQFSKLEELAEFMGVSTRTIQNYIKKLNQIMKSHDAKIVNVKKVGYKLVVEDKKKFIKLIEDYENDSNKSAKLDTAENRIAYIIEFLVNFNGFITIDELAYKMNVGRTTLVNDLKKVRTILKIYNIKLSGKQNSGIKISGSEMDIRFLILDHFYKGQGGNFNYKDINLYKNIKAKIMRIFSENKLHITDRTVKQTMDYIFIMLYRLKNHRLIKNIDRKYYDAERTHEYFIARQIAATLEKVFNCKLNKYEIIFLTLPLLGREAPINLENITVRKNVKQLVEQIINEVNDNFGLAMKPENEIVKNLEYHLNFMLNRLIFNIGIENALLDDIKKNYPLPYEMAKLGARIIKQNYNLDTGEDEIGYIALYFQSYIEQNSSNSDNIKKVALICGTGLGTVQLLKIKLNKMLSNKDIVIKTFSDANITRNILDDYDIVFTTVDLNLNTITPVVKVNALFNEDDLRKELDKTISLKKYNIKYVEYNLSILSIIIQPQFFFVLYRNDYFENLNDMLVKISTNPDIDEDFNKNVIKREIESPTFLGNYIAMPHAVNGKGSRLSIAIGILDKPIVSDGFEINIIILLIIPPEDKIDSEILIKAYEELLKIGQNKEIVQKMSQIRDYEGFKNILLEEVNL; encoded by the coding sequence ATGTCATTAACACCTATTGATAGTCGATTATTCAAGCTTGTGTCAAAGATTAATTCCAAACAGTTCAGTAAACTTGAAGAACTTGCTGAATTTATGGGAGTAAGCACAAGAACTATACAAAATTACATCAAAAAACTTAATCAGATTATGAAGTCACATGATGCTAAAATTGTAAATGTAAAGAAGGTGGGATATAAGTTAGTAGTTGAGGACAAGAAAAAATTCATAAAATTGATTGAAGACTATGAAAACGATAGCAATAAATCTGCAAAGCTTGATACTGCTGAAAATCGTATAGCTTATATTATTGAATTTCTTGTAAATTTCAATGGATTTATAACTATAGATGAACTTGCATATAAGATGAATGTTGGAAGGACTACTCTTGTAAATGATCTTAAAAAGGTTAGAACAATTTTAAAAATCTATAATATAAAATTGTCTGGAAAGCAGAATTCGGGTATAAAAATTTCAGGCAGTGAAATGGATATAAGATTTCTTATCCTGGATCATTTTTATAAGGGACAAGGTGGCAATTTCAATTATAAGGACATTAATTTATATAAAAATATAAAGGCTAAAATTATGCGTATTTTTAGTGAGAATAAATTGCATATAACCGATAGGACAGTAAAACAGACTATGGATTATATTTTTATAATGCTTTATAGATTGAAAAATCATAGATTAATAAAAAATATTGACAGAAAATATTATGATGCAGAAAGAACTCATGAATATTTTATAGCAAGGCAAATTGCTGCCACTTTAGAAAAGGTTTTTAATTGCAAATTAAATAAATATGAAATCATTTTCCTGACACTTCCTCTTCTAGGGAGGGAGGCACCTATAAATTTAGAAAATATTACAGTCAGAAAGAATGTAAAGCAATTAGTAGAGCAGATTATAAATGAAGTAAACGATAATTTCGGGCTGGCTATGAAACCGGAAAATGAAATAGTTAAAAATCTGGAATATCATTTGAATTTCATGTTGAACAGGCTCATATTCAACATCGGAATTGAAAATGCCCTTTTAGATGATATAAAAAAAAATTATCCATTACCTTATGAAATGGCAAAGCTGGGTGCAAGAATAATAAAGCAAAACTACAATCTTGATACAGGAGAAGACGAAATTGGATATATAGCACTATATTTTCAAAGCTATATAGAACAAAACAGCAGCAATTCCGACAATATCAAGAAGGTAGCTCTAATATGCGGAACCGGACTTGGTACGGTACAACTGCTGAAAATAAAATTGAACAAAATGTTGTCCAACAAGGACATTGTCATAAAGACATTTTCAGATGCAAATATTACCAGAAATATATTGGATGATTATGATATAGTTTTTACTACAGTCGATTTAAATTTAAACACAATTACTCCCGTAGTTAAAGTAAATGCACTTTTTAATGAAGATGATTTGAGAAAAGAACTTGATAAAACAATAAGCCTTAAAAAATACAATATCAAATATGTAGAGTACAATCTTTCCATACTAAGTATAATAATACAGCCGCAGTTCTTCTTTGTGCTGTATAGAAATGATTATTTTGAAAATCTAAATGATATGCTTGTTAAGATATCAACAAATCCCGATATTGATGAGGATTTTAATAAAAATGTCATTAAAAGGGAAATTGAATCACCTACCTTTTTAGGAAATTATATTGCTATGCCACATGCTGTTAATGGGAAAGGGAGTAGGCTGTCTATAGCAATCGGTATTTTGGACAAACCTATTGTTTCAGATGGATTTGAAATAAATATAATAATACTTTTGATTATACCACCGGAGGATAAAATAGATTCAGAGATTTTAATAAAGGCATATGAAGAACTGCTGAAAATAGGACAAAATAAGGAGATTGTTCAAAAAATGTCCCAAATAAGAGACTACGAAGGATTTAAAAATATTTTATTGGAGGAGGTAAATTTATGA